One Glycine max cultivar Williams 82 chromosome 8, Glycine_max_v4.0, whole genome shotgun sequence genomic window, TTGTCACCACTGCTTATATTATTACATGAAAAATGTCACACGGCAtcaatatatttgtttattataaaaatatgattacaGTGACTTATGtcttaatttagaattttaattttaattaattcttgattatcaaataaatcatgatttttatgTATGTGTGCTTATTATGTCtgataaagattaattattatttttaatggaattactttatatattatcatGATCACACAAAAACATTgatttactaatttataaaagattaataattttatcttgcacaagttataaatttaaattttgatctatttattgatgtaaaataaatataaatcttttgtaggttttatttatttatttataaatttaaagatttttcttatttcaaaCCAATAtaccattttttatataattttttatttttctattttcattgatatttaattataaaacattcgtaatttttttcgtatatatatttttgtattgtcAAGGACACACAACagcctaaaataaatttttttacaaaacacatatttataattaggataaaatataattttattctcattattttattttattttcattttttattcttctattaaaaaatagagacatttaatttttatttttcaaaaaattaatgatatgatTTTGGTTCAAATGTCAAATTTATGTAAGTCAATCATTAACAAGAAAATGTTGACCACTAAATTACTGACGTGATACTATAATcttaatcttataattaaatttgtaagtgatttaaatagtttttttaaaaaaataatagcttttaattaaattcctattaaattcaaaagttttattaatcaaattaataattaaaatttttcatattatattttcacaTCCATAATTTAGTGGTCAGCGTTTTTTATTAACAGTAAGTGCTTTGAATTTTACcgctaagccaaaaaaaaaatatttaaaaaataagagatcaaatatttttttataggatcaaaattataaatgaagtaaaataaagaactaaaattataatttttttcttataattaattgtgcacatattttttttaatgaaaacacagtttttaattcataatcttTACCCTTCACTGATTAttaactttatatataatttatttgagcaaatacataaaatacaatttttcacATTCTCTCTAAACTAATTTCACATGGcggagttaatttttttttttcagtgctGAAGATCTGTCCCCTAGAGTATGGGTTCTAATTTATAATGGACTTACATATTAACAGAACACACCAAAACACATATATTAATGTACACATGCTACGtttgcaaaaagaaaaatagggcCACTTAGCTCCAAACGGGCAAAGGCGaaatataatcttaaaaaattataagataaaattattaaatataatgcaACACATTGATTTTAATGTGAATCATTGTTGGGAAATTAAAAGGGATAAGTACAAAAGATATTTATATCAATGAATTATGAGTAATTACACGAGAAAATTTGAGATTacatcttaatttaattttatgagtcttttttcttaattatatgatattgaTGTTGTCCATTTTCAAGTTgtgatacaaaataattttattaatatttaattatgattcaattttaaaaatcataaaaataatattattttcgtAGGAACAATTCTCACTTCAAATTTATACtccaataaataaatcattatcaAATATTGCCAGAGTAATAGTTAAACTAGTCATGATTCTGTGTTTCTTTGATCCGAAGTAATACATGAGCACAAGCGTTATGACAAGGATATATATATGCCATTGATAGGGATGTGTGCAAATTCCGAATGATAAAAGgggtaattttatttaaaatttaataaataggagtaaattttgaattaatagcTAAACAGAAATaagttatgataatttttacaacttctgatgATGAAGTCCTAAGAAATTGCTGacaatatttgaaatttaacattatttgataaattttaagttaatataattaaaaaatattttaaaagaatttaatattatttaataaattttaagttaatataattaaaaaatattttaattttttatattatttgataaactttaagttaatattatttattaatatcaataacaaaaatattaaaaatattgaaataaaaacgAGTAGAAATTAACATGACTTTAAAGtcatcaaaaattaatttaaaaataagaaaataaaatgattttgaagtcATTAAACATATAAcaactttatataaaaaaagataaaaaagactGAAGTCGTTTAGTTTGTActattttagcaaaaaaaatattataattattcaatttttacgatttcaataaagaaaaaaagtaaagtcATCAATTTTTGTACGACTTCATAATCAAAAGTCTTAAAAATTCTTCTGACttctatttgaatattaattcaaaatttatcctCATTTGCTAAATTTCAAATGGAATTACCCTTCGGAAGTGCAATTTCTCCttaccaataaaaatatataattgtaaaaTTCATATCCAGGTTTAAAATAATTAGCTAAAGCTATTTTCATTGTCGCAtcttaatatcaaaatattacaaataaaatctGTCCCcctctcaaaaaataaaataaaatctgtccCAAACTTATTATTATAACTAGCAGAAATGCAAGTGTCGTCACGCCTTTATGTCTGCATTCTTATTTTCCTATTGTGTTTttatatactaaaattaatatatttttgtaatttataaattatgtcttaagttgtatattaattttgttatttcgcTATTGTGTCTTTGCCCTGCGTGCGTttgaaattcatattttatgattaataaggataattttattactattttggATTCCTAATAAGttatcaattatttagtttcaattttaatagATATACAAATAGAtattagataaaatatataaaaagaattcaaagaagtttgaaaaaaattataaatttatctcagagaaaaaaatgaaaaaattgataaattattgTCTTTGACTTATCCCTCCATATAATTTGAATAACAAAAATAGAATACTACGTTAACAATTGATTATTTTAGaaggaaacaatgaaaataataaaaaaaaaaagatctgcTATGATAgggaatgttaaaaataaaatttatcaattttttatgttaaaataggTTAAAGTTTGTTCTTGattaataattgatatttgAATACTAGTTTAAATCATACAATGAAATCGtacatgataataataaaataactatgATATAACATCGAGATAacacataataaaatataagatatttataattatttttaacgtGTTATTTGGTTATAGTGTacgtttgataaaaaaaaagtaaatatcatCATTTATAAAGAAACTAGGCAGACAATAACTGTCAAAACTGTTCAAcgttattaattaattgcttTTTCAGTGTAACTATCAAGAATGTCTCAACGTTATCACAAAACTACtcacaatttctttttttgaagtAACTACCACTAATTTTTTCTCCCTCAAATTTTGGTTTCTTATATATGTGTGTTAAACCTTTTCTCCCTAAGTATAAAAATTGCAACAATTGCCAGCACCTCTCATGTTACCTTTGGTATTGATATTCACCTATTGGATTACCACCATTTATTATTGTCTCCATGCATGCAAGAATTTTTCttacaattaataatttaaaactcgatcatatattttttttcttcagtaaATCCGTTTCACTTTTAAAATCCAGCtaatgttattgttattttaaaaaaagataaacccATGAAATTGTGAATcagttttatgttattttattttattttaaaaaatattaagcttatttttttaatgaaattctgttgttattttttagaaaataattaaagtataaaaaaacatgcctacaaaccaatgaatttgtttttatcacCTTCTAGTATCCACTTCTTCTCACGTAAGAAACcactattatttaaaaatgggcgattcttatttaattttttaaatttaaaaatattattttttaaaaactcactactctttttttattattaactttgtaaatttttatgtgTCCACTACCTTTTTttggctattttttttataactatccaattttcttgttttttagatcattattttttaacttttgtttaatttctctTTATTCATTTAAAGATACAGATAGTATTTTCGTGAAGTCACTGTTGATGGAGTTTGTTGGTTAGGTTTTCGGTGAATTTGGCGTGGGATTGGAGGTTGCAGCGGAGGATGGTGTCGACGAAGATGCGTATGTCCTCAGTGGTGTTGTCGACGGAGAACCATGCTGAAACTGATGATGTGACGCTGGATGTTGATGGCGACGAGGAGGTCGGAGATCACATGGACCTCACAGAAGGTCTCAACGTTGTCGTCGTCGAGGATGACATGACAGCTCTTGACAAAGTGCTTGTAGGCCTACAAGTTGTCGAAGCGCCGCACGACAAACCACACTATAGAGACCAGGGCGTCCATCTCTTGCACCACGACAGGGCACCACTGTGCAAGGACACGACGTGGGTGTGGTGGCAAGCCACTGTGTTGAGAGTAATCTTGGAAGGTaacatttatttgtttcatAATGAAACTATGAATTTGTTGAATGAATGGTTTGATGTGTTTTGAGAGAAACAGAAAGAGAGATTAGTTAAGTGAAGTTGGAGGGATCAGAACCACATAacaagttttaattaattttgcagtTATTAGATTGGTATAAATATTACtttacttatattttgatttatatgcttcatatactttttcttttactgtttcatcaattcatattttagttttaagtaTCAATATCTGGATAATTAAAAGAGTGAAGACCAAttcttcattaaaaaataattatttatgaatatttcttattttgattaatgATATAactatatcaaattttaatattgttgatttctttattttaacattttataaaaatatttaaagataagaaataatataaaaatatacgaTATACCATTTTCCATAATTATTAGTTGTGGTACAACATAATGATGACAACAATAAATGAATATGATATTAGttgtggtaatttttttttaaccctcACAtagatattcttttttaattaagaataattttgttCGAAATATGGATATATATGTatcatttctaataaaaatttaaattttggttcaTTATTACGATTggaattaatctttttttgttagaatcaactctattaattaattattgaaatttagatttaaagaaaattgaaatgataaaaaggataaatcgaatatttttgtctttataatGCTGTAGAGAAAATTGTCAAATAGTTAgagtaataaatatttacatttatgtTTTAAGACTTTATATATCCTTCATTTTTCCCCATTATTTCATGCCTATTTCTAAAATTAAGGAAGGAATGATCGTTTTTGTTCTATtgaatctattattttttaggttCTTATAAACCAATAACTTTAGaacattaattagttaaaaaaacaaaaaataattattttttattgacagaGTTGTACtataaatcacaaaaaaaaagaagtgtattgttacttttaatattttacaataGTAACTTAAGACTACtgcttaacatttttttaataagtcaaACAAACTCTTAGGAGATGAGTCTTTTCACTTGTTGTACGAGAGgatgataaaaataatcaaattagttATTGAAAGTGTAATGAAATGATagattgatttttaataaaaaaatttaatttaatttttgaagatataaaaaatatgacaaattaattcaacaacaaatttaatgataattgagttcttaaattttgtaatttaatattaaattattttaaaaaaaatatcatttattattaaattacttattaaatatcctaacttaataataaaataatttcatatatttaacaatagaattaatttgtcatattttttatatatttaaaaattaaatttattttttttatatttccaatcaatttatcaattaaaaaaaaaagtggagaaaaagTGAGTAAGTGTATTAAATGAGCTTCATTCCCGAACTTCGATGATTGTTAACTCGTGTAGCATTAATTAGATTGTAAATTTGATGGTAAGTAACAACATTAACATTAACTTATGTACATTAAAGTCCTCGCGTGTCGTACACACGTGCGCTATTTCACCAGGTGGCAGTGTCACCGACATAGGCTCATAGGTTCTTGTTTGTGAATGATCGCGCACGTGCTCCCTTACCGGACCGGTTTACCGGTAAAGCAACCACCTTTgataactcattttattttcttataaaataagatttaacgGTCTAGATCTCACGAAACTCGTGTGAAACACAACCCCATTGGACTTGCTTTTTTATGATGCAGTTGGAACCTTTTCCTTTGGTCTTCTTTCCTTCTCTGTCTCTCTGCTTGCTTCTTGTTGTTGTAACTAAGGAACAAGAgattgcttcttcttcccttttgttttcaaatttcaatttttcatcggGTTCTCTGAAATGGAGAGAGATTTCATGGGTCTCAACTCAAAAGAACCTCTTGCTGTGGTGAAGGAGGAGATGCACGTTTATGGCTTCGAAGACTCTGGCATGTTTCaacttttgtgtttttgtttttaaattcctCTATTTAAAAGCTCTCTTGCAAGATTACACTCATTCTTGTCAATTACGTCtgggtttcttttttctttttaatttctggGTTCAATTTTGCCTCTTTAGATTGCAGTTGGGTTGATTTAtgctagaaaaatatttttttttaccatgctCATAGATTTGCTTGGTTAACGCTTAAAAATAGTTTGAGTTTTTCTTTGCTCTTTCTTTTTAAGTTTATGAGTTTTTCTATTGGTGGTACAGAAACTTTGCTTTCGTGTAAATTTTGTGCCACCTATTTATTAGGGATTCATGAGTTATTAGATTTTATTAGTGGAAATAATCAAGCTGTGTCTCTTGTTGATTTGGGTGTGCTTCTAAACTCAGACACGTAGATAGGTTATTAAGTGCTAATTGTGGAACTTTTTTGAATATCTCTTTTATCCCTTAAGATCTACTGGGCAATAAACTGAGGTGTAAAGTCTTGGACTTCTTAGCTCATGTTGATGGTGGTTTTTATGGGCATGTGTAGGCTTCACAAAGGGTCGGATTGCACAGTGGCCATTCTCGAACAAAGTATCTGCCCTTCCACATTTGATGTCTTTCAAGGCTTCTCAAGATGATAAGACTAAGAAGATAGTGTCTGATCCCTTAACATCTGCAGGGTTTATGTCTATCTTAAGTCAAGAAGCATTTGACTCTAGTCAGAAACGCTGTGCTGGTGAACCCCAGGTTAGAATACtaccctttttctcttttcatctctgtattttttcaaaattgaaaagttAGCTCAACATGCAGTGTTGTTTATCCCttgaattaaagtaaaatgagtcaaatttttttttgggcattctgattttttttttgtttgtttaagtcaactatgaaaaattaagaggatagccatttttctttttattccccttttatgtaaaaaataattataaaaatctgcTTTTGCTTATGGTTGTCCTAAGTCCTGATGTATGAAGTATGAACATTCCATTTGAATCAGAACCTAACATGTGATTGTTGTGCAACATCTCATGCCTGTTGTTTCAACATCCCTTTGATATATAGACTTGATCCACAAGATCTTACCTTCTATGAGTATCAGCTGATGTCTTTTTTGACCTTCCTTCCTTTGATTGTTTGTTTTTACTACTATTTAGAAGTCTTTCAATCACGATGGGCAAGGTCGCCTTCATTTTTCGCTGACTCCATATCCTGTACAACATGATGTGAACTCTGTGAATCGTCCTCATGATGTGAAGATGCTTTCAGTTCCCAATCAAGCAATTTCACTTTCCTTGGGGAATCCATTCCTGAAGAATGATTTTGCAACTGCTGGTCAGAAGCTGTTACTTGGGGGAATACCTGTTACCACGCCTCATTCTGTTCTTCCCTCTGCTGTTGCTGTTGCTGGAATGACCGAATCATGGTAGTTTTAATTTTACGCTTTAACCATTGTGTGTGCAGTGCACAAACTTGCTtgtgttttatttctttaatttatgttattttgaaGTAACACTGTGAAACCATCTGCGCCTTCTGCTCAACTTACCATCTTCTATGCTGGTACTGTCAATGTCTTTGATGATATCTCCGCTGAGAAGGTATCTTCTTAGTTCATCACATTCCTTcctcataataaaataaataaattcaaagtGAAAAGGGGAGCATGCATCTTGTACTCCCTACTGATCATGCCTTGCTCGTGGTTAAGCTTTTAAATGTGGCCATCTTTTAACAGGCACAAGCTATCATGTTGTTGGCTGGCAATAGCTTATCTGCAGGTTCTAACATGGCACAGCCAAAAGTTCAGGTGCTTGTCTCGAAGTTGGCTGTTGGTGATGGTGTGCCTGTGAGTCAACCTGCAAATACATCACCTGGCTCTGGTCTTTCAAGTCCTTTATCTGTTTCTTCACATACCGGCATACAGTCAGGGAGTGGCTCAACTAGTACTGATAAAACAACTGGAGTTCCCACCACTCCTGTTTGCAATGTGGAGCCTCCAAAGATAGTCAGTGCAACCACTATGTTGACATCAGGTATGTTTTGCAGTTTGATGGCTCTTTTTAGTTCTACATCATTTCTGTGTATTGATCTCTTGCTTAGGGTATTTGTCCACAACTTGTATACTAGTGAGGGATGAATCCATCTTCATTCTAGAGTTTATCTATGTGTTTCATCATTACAAATGTTTCAGATTGATGATTCTTTCAAGCCATCTGTTATGCAGCTGTACCTCAGGCCCGGAAAGCATCCTTGGCTCGATTTTTAGAAAAACGCAAAGAAAGGTTAGTTTGGATGCAATATTTTTCTGGGTGGGTGTTATCTGATACAATTTATATTTCTCCAAAAAAGGAAGGTGTAGTAGTTATCATCCATTGGTTGAcaacataaaaatttatgagTGGGATTGGAAAGTAAAGCTAATCATTCCTCCACCTGTCCACCAACTCTCTCCTTTTGCACCCCTTTAAATCGAGGGGGGCGATGAGGATAATAACTTTGCTTTTATTTAAACTTGCcacttacaacaacaacaaagccttgTCTCACTAGATGAGGTCGGCTACACGAATCACACAATGTTATTTGGCTCAGTTAAAGACCAGAGTTTCTGCTTTTATTGAAGTTTACATTAtcttattattgaaattttacaCTTGCAACCTTTTACTATGACATTTAATTCCCCATTTTAATCAATCCAATCAAGGGGAAAGACAACTCTTTCATTTCATCTCATCACATCCTTTTCAGTTCCAACCCGTACCTGCTGAAACTTGCAAACATAGCATTCTTGTGTTTATAGACTCGTATAATTTAAGATGTTGGTGGGAGAGGCTCAGCTATTGATACTATAAGAGATTGCTTCTGCTTTGGGTTTAAGATATTTAGTCTAGTATATCTTCTCCTTGCTTAATCTGGCAGTTAGTATAACCAAGttgcatgaaattatttatgagGTCATTGTGTGTGGTTGCAGGGTGATGAGTGCAGCACCATACAACCTCGACAAGAAAGTCTGAAGAGTGTGCCACTGCAGAATACGCTGGTGCTAACTTTTCTGCCACTAACACTGTTTTGGCCAAGCAAGGATAGTAGCCTGCACCTTTAGGAAACAAAGTATTTCGGAGAAAAATATTGTTGTAACCTTAAAAATGTTGTAAGCAGATGCTTTTATTTTCGTTGATCACAACTTATGCTGACATTCTCGGGTTCAGCACATAGATAGGCCATTaccataattatttttgtggtGTAGGGCTTTTACCTTGTTATTTGAAAGGTTGTTTGAATGTTAGCTTCCTACACTGTAACATTGGACCACTATGTAATGTAACTCATGATTTGTTTAAATTTGTGGAGTAAAAGCCCAGTTTagatatttatgtttatttagtAGTTCTTATTTCTAGTTTTCTTTTGTGGATTCTTTTTAAGGACCAGGAAAAAAAAGGCAGATATGGTACATTT contains:
- the LOC100787821 gene encoding Protein TIFY 6B-like (The RefSeq protein has 2 substitutions compared to this genomic sequence); amino-acid sequence: MERDFMGLNSKEPLAVVKEEMHVYGFEDSGFTKGRIAQWPFSNKVSALPHLMSFKASQDDKTKKIVSDPLTSAGFMSILSQEAFDSSQKRCAGEPQKSFNHDGQGRLHFSLTPYPVQHDVNSVNRPHDVKMLSVPNQAISLSLGNPFLKNDFATAGQKLLLGGIPVTTPHSVLPSAVAVAGMTESCNTVRPSAPSAQLTIFYAGTVNVFDDISAEKAQAIMLLAGNSLSAGSNMVQPKVQVLVSKLAVGDGVPVSQPANTSPGSGLSSPLSVSSHTGIQSGSGSTSTDKTTGVPTTPVCNVEPPKIVSATTMLTSAVPQARKASLARFLEKRKERVMSAAPYNLDKKV